A segment of the Halovivax limisalsi genome:
TCCGACCCAGGAGATGGAGACGCCCGTCGACTCGTCGTACGCGGCGTACTACTACCCCTGGGTCGAGGCGCTTGACCCGGTGACGAACCGGAAAAAGCTCGCGCCGCCGGGCGGCCACATCGCGGGGATCTACTCGCGAAGCGACATCGACCACGGCGTCCACAAAGCGCCGGCCAACGAGGTCATTCGCGGCGTGCAGGGACTCCAACATACCCTCACGAAGAGCGAGCAGGATGTTCTCAATCCGAAGGGGATCAACTGCCTCCGCAGCTTCCAGGGCCGGGGAATCCGCGTCTGGGGCGCTCGGACCTGTTCGAGTGACCCCGAGTGGAAGTACATCAACGTCCGACGGCTCTTCCTCTACATCGAACAATCCCTCGAGGAGGGGACCCAGTGGGCGGTCTTCGAGCCAAACGACAAGGACCTGTGGGCGCGCATCCGTCAGTCCACGGAGAACTTCCTGAAGACCGTCTGGCGAAACGGCGGTCTCCAGGGTTCGACCCAGGACGAGGCGTTCTTCGTCCGATGTGGCGAGGAGACGATGACGCAGGACGACATCGACAACGGTCGACTGATCGTCGAGATCGGCATCGCTCCCGTCAAACCGGCGGAGTTCGTCGTCTTCCGGATCGCTCAGGACACCGGGGATGCATAGCCCCACTCGTATCGTCAATCGAATAGCTTAAACCAACTCACATATACCATACAACCATGCCAGGACACGGACCACTCGGCAGCACCGAATTCAAAGTAGAACTCGACGGCGTCGACGTCCCGGGCTTCCTCGAAGTGAAGCTCCCGACGCAGGAAGTCGACGAGTACGACTACCGCGAAGGCAACGAGGCAAAGCACAGCCGAAAGCTCTTCGGCGACGTTCGCTACTCGCCGCTGCAACTTGCACGCGGAGCCGACGAGAAGAACGACCAGCTCCGCAAGTGGCACAAGGCGGTCAAGGAGGGCAAAGAAGAGGAAGCACGAAAGGAGATCGCAGTCGTCCTCAAGAACTCGGCCGGCGAGTCCAAGATCCGCTACGAGTTCAGCCAGGCCTGGATCCGCGAGTACGAAGCGCCGACCCTCAACGCGCAGGCCGGCGGGGGATCCGAGGCCATCGCGGTCGAAAAGTACACCGTCGAGTTCGAGGAGATGGAGCGCAAGACGCTCTAATCAGCAATGAGTAACGATCCCGCTGCAAGCGAGCGCTCGTACTCGTACGAACGAACTCGCTACGACGATCGATGGCGGGTCGACACCGAGGGGTACCGTCACGTCGGTAGCGGCGCCGAA
Coding sequences within it:
- a CDS encoding phage tail protein, producing MPGHGPLGSTEFKVELDGVDVPGFLEVKLPTQEVDEYDYREGNEAKHSRKLFGDVRYSPLQLARGADEKNDQLRKWHKAVKEGKEEEARKEIAVVLKNSAGESKIRYEFSQAWIREYEAPTLNAQAGGGSEAIAVEKYTVEFEEMERKTL